A single genomic interval of Scatophagus argus isolate fScaArg1 chromosome 22, fScaArg1.pri, whole genome shotgun sequence harbors:
- the ncaph2 gene encoding condensin-2 complex subunit H2 isoform X2, producing MESTESRFAHLLQPIRELTKNWDIDVASELNDYLEELDEMCITFDGGNTRLNFAEAALLIQGSACIYSKKVELLHSLVYQTLEYINDKNKKRNKQTAASQEGDADGCGHEADDVAVFTPLDLDVSEDSQKTDTVTTAQVTPLPPESLIPPESREKHKLPLISLKGEILCSVKDFRINIFNPGDEDMILLTLGSAASRPLLVQHPASCLQQQDAAAPVDDDDDVEDNRGDAAEDFIPLENNVELEQQAEEHVDRHQAPSEGRTVRERWQVEDHNLRRKETPTPAVNVWTLHDPYAVLGEDKPFKSGKCYKVPEGLDDGGKRKRKRPASLQDFRSWFRGTFDPPEHKLKNGPTFTDLNYIYLSTMRDKLKTRRKICRKEGVIVSDEELRRAFLQPEGAWPQQQGEEPVDGFRQADLLGGGDDNSDNEHEAFSDDVPAEFGGPDLILPETQKDELSYEDLVKLRVEQLVVNSRGYTQETALSQRVKDWEDQIRPELDQQEDRPAFDIHDYGDRIVGALKSVGHRRLFSSVVAGLDNFEACKYLLASLQLANDYTVEVDSVEGLEDSLDSMGLTLLSTHRATDRFKTLTSLS from the exons ATGGAGTCCACGGAGAGCAGATTCGCTCACCtgctgcagccaatcagagagctcaCCAAGAACTGGGACATCGACGTGGCTTCAGAGCTGAACGACTATTTAGAAGAA TTGGATGAGATGTGCATCACGTTTGATGGAGGGAACACCAGGCTGAACTTTGCAGAAGCAGCTCTGTTGATCCAGGGCTCAGCCTGCATCTACAGCAAGAAG GTGGAGCTCCTGCACAGTCTGGTTTACCAAACTCTGGAATACATCAATGACAAGAACAAGAA ACGTAACAAGCAGACGGCAGCATCGCAGGAGGGCGACGCAGACGGATGTGGACATGAAGCTGATGATGTTGCTGTG TTCACTCCTTTGGACCTCGACGTGTCAGAGGACTCGCAGAAGACAGACACCGTCACA ACTGCCCAGGTGACTCCTCTGCCTCCTGAGTCTCTGATTCCCcctgaaagcagagagaagcaCAAACTTCCTCTCATCAG tctgaaAGGTGAGATCCTGTGCAGTGTGAAAGACTTCAGGATCAACATTTTTAACCCAGGAGATGAAGATATGATCCTCCTCACACTGGGATCAGCTGCTTCCAGGCCTCTGCTGGTCCAACATCCTGCCAGCTGTCTGCAGCAACAAG ACGCTGCGGCTcctgttgatgatgatgatgatgttgaagATAACAGAGGAGATGCTGCAGAGGACTTCATCCCTCTAGAGAACAACGTGGAGCTGGAACAGCAGGCCGAGGAGCACGTGGACAGACACCAG GCTCCGAGTGAAGGCAGGACGGTGCGAGAGAGATGGCAGGTCGAAGACCACAATCTGAGGAGGAAGGAAACGCCGACGCCTGCT GTGAACGTGTGGACGCTCCACGACCCGTACGCCGTGCTGGGAGAGGATAAACCCTTTAAATCAG ggaaGTGTTATAAAGTTCCTGAGGGTCTGGACGAcggagggaagaggaaaagaaagcgACCGGCTTCTCTTCAGGACTTCAGGAGCTGGTTCAGAGGAACCT TTGATCCTCCGGAGCACAAACTAAAAAATGGTCCCACCTTTACAG ACCTGAACTACATTTACTTGAGCACAatgagagacaaactgaagaCTCGAAGGAAGATCTGCAGGAAGgag GGTGTGATCGTCTCAGATGAGGAGCTGAGGCGGGCCTTCCTGCAGCCGGAGGGGGCGTGGCCACAGCAGCAGGGGGAGGAGCCTGTGGACGGATTCAGGCAGGCCGACCTGCTGG GTGGAGGTGACGACAACTCAGACAACGAACATGAAGCGTTTTCTGACGACGTTCCAGCCGAGTTTGGAGGACCAGACTTGATTTTACCAG aaactCAGAAAGATGAACTGAGTTATGAAGATCTGGTGAAGCTGCGTGTG GAGCAGCTGGTGGTGAACAGTCGAGGTTACACTCAGGAAACCGCCCTGTCTCAAAGAGTCAAAGACTGGGAGGATCAGATCCGACCTGAACTGGATCAGCAG GAGGACCGTCCAGCGTTTGACATCCACGATTACGGCGACAGGATCGTGGGAGCGCTGAAGAGTGTCGGTCACCGCCGATTGTTCTCCTCCGTCGTCGCTGGTTTGGATAACTTTGAAGCCTGCAAATATCTGCTGGCTTCACTGCAGCTg gccaACGACTACACGGTGGAGGTGGACAGTGTTGAAGGTCTGGAGGACAGCTTGGACTCGATGGGACTGACTCTGCTCAGCACTCACAGAGCGACAGACAGATTCAAAACTCTGACATCTTTGTCCTGA
- the ncaph2 gene encoding condensin-2 complex subunit H2 isoform X1, with protein sequence MSAKPSSRVCVCVCVLSLSVCSSFLCLTNGGSLRRRTEIQPSVNKLQLTTVKSVSPASQSCGVPAVMESTESRFAHLLQPIRELTKNWDIDVASELNDYLEELDEMCITFDGGNTRLNFAEAALLIQGSACIYSKKVELLHSLVYQTLEYINDKNKKRNKQTAASQEGDADGCGHEADDVAVFTPLDLDVSEDSQKTDTVTTAQVTPLPPESLIPPESREKHKLPLISLKGEILCSVKDFRINIFNPGDEDMILLTLGSAASRPLLVQHPASCLQQQDAAAPVDDDDDVEDNRGDAAEDFIPLENNVELEQQAEEHVDRHQAPSEGRTVRERWQVEDHNLRRKETPTPAVNVWTLHDPYAVLGEDKPFKSGKCYKVPEGLDDGGKRKRKRPASLQDFRSWFRGTFDPPEHKLKNGPTFTDLNYIYLSTMRDKLKTRRKICRKEGVIVSDEELRRAFLQPEGAWPQQQGEEPVDGFRQADLLGGGDDNSDNEHEAFSDDVPAEFGGPDLILPETQKDELSYEDLVKLRVEQLVVNSRGYTQETALSQRVKDWEDQIRPELDQQEDRPAFDIHDYGDRIVGALKSVGHRRLFSSVVAGLDNFEACKYLLASLQLANDYTVEVDSVEGLEDSLDSMGLTLLSTHRATDRFKTLTSLS encoded by the exons ATGTCAGCGAAACCCTcctcccgtgtgtgtgtgtgtgtgtgtgtgttgtcactctCCGTCTgctcctctttcctctgcctCACAAATGGCGGGTCACTGCGGAGACGCACGGAGATCCAGCCGTCGGTAAATAAGCTTCAGCTCACAACCGTCAAGTCTGTCAGTCCGGCCAGTCAAAGCTGCGGGGTTCCG GCAGTCATGGAGTCCACGGAGAGCAGATTCGCTCACCtgctgcagccaatcagagagctcaCCAAGAACTGGGACATCGACGTGGCTTCAGAGCTGAACGACTATTTAGAAGAA TTGGATGAGATGTGCATCACGTTTGATGGAGGGAACACCAGGCTGAACTTTGCAGAAGCAGCTCTGTTGATCCAGGGCTCAGCCTGCATCTACAGCAAGAAG GTGGAGCTCCTGCACAGTCTGGTTTACCAAACTCTGGAATACATCAATGACAAGAACAAGAA ACGTAACAAGCAGACGGCAGCATCGCAGGAGGGCGACGCAGACGGATGTGGACATGAAGCTGATGATGTTGCTGTG TTCACTCCTTTGGACCTCGACGTGTCAGAGGACTCGCAGAAGACAGACACCGTCACA ACTGCCCAGGTGACTCCTCTGCCTCCTGAGTCTCTGATTCCCcctgaaagcagagagaagcaCAAACTTCCTCTCATCAG tctgaaAGGTGAGATCCTGTGCAGTGTGAAAGACTTCAGGATCAACATTTTTAACCCAGGAGATGAAGATATGATCCTCCTCACACTGGGATCAGCTGCTTCCAGGCCTCTGCTGGTCCAACATCCTGCCAGCTGTCTGCAGCAACAAG ACGCTGCGGCTcctgttgatgatgatgatgatgttgaagATAACAGAGGAGATGCTGCAGAGGACTTCATCCCTCTAGAGAACAACGTGGAGCTGGAACAGCAGGCCGAGGAGCACGTGGACAGACACCAG GCTCCGAGTGAAGGCAGGACGGTGCGAGAGAGATGGCAGGTCGAAGACCACAATCTGAGGAGGAAGGAAACGCCGACGCCTGCT GTGAACGTGTGGACGCTCCACGACCCGTACGCCGTGCTGGGAGAGGATAAACCCTTTAAATCAG ggaaGTGTTATAAAGTTCCTGAGGGTCTGGACGAcggagggaagaggaaaagaaagcgACCGGCTTCTCTTCAGGACTTCAGGAGCTGGTTCAGAGGAACCT TTGATCCTCCGGAGCACAAACTAAAAAATGGTCCCACCTTTACAG ACCTGAACTACATTTACTTGAGCACAatgagagacaaactgaagaCTCGAAGGAAGATCTGCAGGAAGgag GGTGTGATCGTCTCAGATGAGGAGCTGAGGCGGGCCTTCCTGCAGCCGGAGGGGGCGTGGCCACAGCAGCAGGGGGAGGAGCCTGTGGACGGATTCAGGCAGGCCGACCTGCTGG GTGGAGGTGACGACAACTCAGACAACGAACATGAAGCGTTTTCTGACGACGTTCCAGCCGAGTTTGGAGGACCAGACTTGATTTTACCAG aaactCAGAAAGATGAACTGAGTTATGAAGATCTGGTGAAGCTGCGTGTG GAGCAGCTGGTGGTGAACAGTCGAGGTTACACTCAGGAAACCGCCCTGTCTCAAAGAGTCAAAGACTGGGAGGATCAGATCCGACCTGAACTGGATCAGCAG GAGGACCGTCCAGCGTTTGACATCCACGATTACGGCGACAGGATCGTGGGAGCGCTGAAGAGTGTCGGTCACCGCCGATTGTTCTCCTCCGTCGTCGCTGGTTTGGATAACTTTGAAGCCTGCAAATATCTGCTGGCTTCACTGCAGCTg gccaACGACTACACGGTGGAGGTGGACAGTGTTGAAGGTCTGGAGGACAGCTTGGACTCGATGGGACTGACTCTGCTCAGCACTCACAGAGCGACAGACAGATTCAAAACTCTGACATCTTTGTCCTGA
- the socs2 gene encoding suppressor of cytokine signaling 2, translating to MTCQSSESTETIESDRRANSNARAVESDESRIALAMKELKNTGWYWGSLTANEAKEILQDASEGTFLVRDSSQRDYLFTISAMTSAGPTNLRIEYKHGKFKLDSVVLVKPKLKQFDSVVHLVEHYVQLSRNSDKAPSNSQPSAAPPNGTVQLLLTRPVYIATPSLQHLCRITINRTTRRVQDLPLPNRLKDYLTDYTYNV from the exons ATGACCTGCCAGTCCTCGGAGTCCACAGAAACCATTGAGAGCGACAGACGAGCCAACAGCAACGCCAGAGCTGTGGAATCAGACGAGAGCCGCATCGCCTTAGCCATGAAGGAGCTGAAGAACACAG GATGGTACTGGGGCAGTCTGACCGCTAACGAGGCCAAAGAGATCCTGCAGGACGCCTCAGAGGGCACCTTCCTGGTCCGGGACAGCTCTCAGAGGGATTACCTGTTTACCATCTCTGCCATGACGTCCGCGGGTCCCACCAACCTGCGAATCGAGTACAAACACGGTAAATTCAAGCTGGACTCTGTGGTTCTGGTGAAACCGAAGCTGAAGCAGTTTGACAGTGTGGTCCACCTGGTGGAGCACTACGTCCAGCTGTCCAGGAACAGCGACAAGGCGCCGTCGAACTCTCAGCCCTCGGCGGCTCCGCCCAACGGCACGGTacagctgctgctcaccagGCCGGTGTACATCGCCACGCCGTCGCTGCAGCACCTCTGTCGCATCACCATCAACAGAACAACACGGCGGGTCCAGGATCTGCCGTTACCCAACAGGCTGAAGGACTACCTGACAGACTACACCTACAATGTGTAG
- the cradd gene encoding death domain-containing protein CRADD isoform X2 encodes MWPSCRTPEHSGMGGGRPKLLSKIFPFKENILTESQVEDIESELTNRRKSLKLLDILPSRGPRAFDSFLRSLDEFSWVRDKLLVELQSRHRTGSTDVWRLPDSVLLRVPSDRELSRLASHLGAEWESVLVDLGLSAEAVFRCRSDHALSTHAAVLAGLVQWRQREGKKATVQRLLQSLRAADVHPSVLQDVLV; translated from the exons ATGTGGCCATCGTGTAG GACTCCAGAACATTCAGGAATGGGAGGGGGAAGACCGAAACTCCTTTCAAAAATCTTCCCGTTTAAG GagaacattttaacagaaaGTCAGGTGGAGGACATCGAGTCTGAGCTGACAAACAGACGGAAGAGTCTGAAGCTGCTGGACATCCTGCCAAGCCGCGGACCCCGAGCCTTCGACTCGTTCCTGCGGTCCCTGGACGAGTTCAGCTGGGTCAGAGACAAGCTGCTGGTGGAGCTCCAGAGCCGACACCGAACCGGCTCCACAG ACGTCTGGCGGCTTCCTGACTCGGTTCTCCTGAGGGTTCCTTCGGACCGGGAGTTGTCCCGGCTGGCGTCTCACCTCGGTGCTGAATGGGAGTCAGTCCTGGTGGATCTGGGTCTGTCTGCGGAGGCCGTGTTTCGCTGCAGGTCCGATCACGCTCTCAGCACTCATGCGGCGGTTCTGGCCGGTCTGGTTCAGTGGAGACAACGTGAAGGGAAGAAGGCCACCGTTCAGAGACTTCTGCAGAGTCTGAGGGCTGCAGACGTCCATCCGTCAGTCCTGCAGGACGTCCTGGTGTGA
- the cradd gene encoding death domain-containing protein CRADD isoform X3, protein MGGGRPKLLSKIFPFKENILTESQVEDIESELTNRRKSLKLLDILPSRGPRAFDSFLRSLDEFSWVRDKLLVELQSRHRTGSTDVWRLPDSVLLRVPSDRELSRLASHLGAEWESVLVDLGLSAEAVFRCRSDHALSTHAAVLAGLVQWRQREGKKATVQRLLQSLRAADVHPSVLQDVLV, encoded by the exons ATGGGAGGGGGAAGACCGAAACTCCTTTCAAAAATCTTCCCGTTTAAG GagaacattttaacagaaaGTCAGGTGGAGGACATCGAGTCTGAGCTGACAAACAGACGGAAGAGTCTGAAGCTGCTGGACATCCTGCCAAGCCGCGGACCCCGAGCCTTCGACTCGTTCCTGCGGTCCCTGGACGAGTTCAGCTGGGTCAGAGACAAGCTGCTGGTGGAGCTCCAGAGCCGACACCGAACCGGCTCCACAG ACGTCTGGCGGCTTCCTGACTCGGTTCTCCTGAGGGTTCCTTCGGACCGGGAGTTGTCCCGGCTGGCGTCTCACCTCGGTGCTGAATGGGAGTCAGTCCTGGTGGATCTGGGTCTGTCTGCGGAGGCCGTGTTTCGCTGCAGGTCCGATCACGCTCTCAGCACTCATGCGGCGGTTCTGGCCGGTCTGGTTCAGTGGAGACAACGTGAAGGGAAGAAGGCCACCGTTCAGAGACTTCTGCAGAGTCTGAGGGCTGCAGACGTCCATCCGTCAGTCCTGCAGGACGTCCTGGTGTGA
- the cradd gene encoding death domain-containing protein CRADD isoform X1, with amino-acid sequence MDPEHKALLRTHRLELSGQLLVSDTIVPFLYQENILTESQVEDIESELTNRRKSLKLLDILPSRGPRAFDSFLRSLDEFSWVRDKLLVELQSRHRTGSTDVWRLPDSVLLRVPSDRELSRLASHLGAEWESVLVDLGLSAEAVFRCRSDHALSTHAAVLAGLVQWRQREGKKATVQRLLQSLRAADVHPSVLQDVLV; translated from the exons ATGGACCCGGAACACAAAGCTCTGCTGCGGACTCACAGGCTGGAGCTGTCCGGGCAGCTGTTGGTCAGTGATACCATCGTTCCGTTTCTGTACCAGGagaacattttaacagaaaGTCAGGTGGAGGACATCGAGTCTGAGCTGACAAACAGACGGAAGAGTCTGAAGCTGCTGGACATCCTGCCAAGCCGCGGACCCCGAGCCTTCGACTCGTTCCTGCGGTCCCTGGACGAGTTCAGCTGGGTCAGAGACAAGCTGCTGGTGGAGCTCCAGAGCCGACACCGAACCGGCTCCACAG ACGTCTGGCGGCTTCCTGACTCGGTTCTCCTGAGGGTTCCTTCGGACCGGGAGTTGTCCCGGCTGGCGTCTCACCTCGGTGCTGAATGGGAGTCAGTCCTGGTGGATCTGGGTCTGTCTGCGGAGGCCGTGTTTCGCTGCAGGTCCGATCACGCTCTCAGCACTCATGCGGCGGTTCTGGCCGGTCTGGTTCAGTGGAGACAACGTGAAGGGAAGAAGGCCACCGTTCAGAGACTTCTGCAGAGTCTGAGGGCTGCAGACGTCCATCCGTCAGTCCTGCAGGACGTCCTGGTGTGA